The Falco peregrinus isolate bFalPer1 chromosome 9, bFalPer1.pri, whole genome shotgun sequence genome includes a window with the following:
- the GAL gene encoding galanin peptides, whose product MQRCAGFLLLSAVCCAALSETLGLVLSAKEKRGWTLNSAGYLLGPHAVDNHRSFNEKHGFTGKREIQPDEDIKAGDLGRPLADENIVRTVIEFLTYLHLKEVGALDKLPSPDEMNQS is encoded by the exons ATGCAGAGGTGCGCTGGCTTCCTCCTGCTGTCTGCCGTCTGCTGCGCCGCCCTGTCGGAAACGCTGGGGCTGGTTCTCTCG gcaaaagaaaaaaggggctGGACTTTGAACAGTGCTGGTTACCTACTTGGGCCAC ATGCAGTAGATAACCACAGATCTTTTAATGAGAAACATGGTTTCACTGGTAAACGTGAAATACAGCCTGATGAGGATATTAAAGCAG GGGATCTTGGAAGACCGCTGGCTGATGAAAACATTGTGCGCACAGTAATTGAATTTTTGACTTACTTGCATCTTAAAG AGGTGGGAGCACTTGACAAACTACCTTCACCAGACGAAATGAACCAGTCTTGA